In Anthocerotibacter panamensis C109, the sequence ATCCACGAAAACCGCCCCTGGAATATGACCGGCCAAATACTGGGTCCGCGAGCCCTGATAGACTCCTTTTTCGTAGCCATGGCCCAAGTCCTCATGGCTGACGGTACCTCGGATATCTATGATCCTGAGCGTAGGGTCGGTCAGTTGTTCTTGTAGTGCACTGCATTCGATGAGCATGGCGCGTCCTTGGGATCACTCAGGGACTGTTATAGAGTACCCCAGGGTGTGGAGTTGAGCCAGACATTCCAAAAAGCCCTGACGACCAGAGCCCTTGGTCGGGTTGGCTCCTAGGGCGGTGATGGTCTGTATGTCCAAAATATCGCGAGCGAGTTTGGAGAGCTTCTCGGTCGGCCCTAGGTCCACCAATGCTCCCATACCCAGTTCCTGGAGTCTGCGGACCTGTCCGACATGGTTAACCGGACCAATGAAGGCACAGTCAAGTAGCGCGCGGGTCTGAGAAAAGTTGACCTCGGACCAAGGCAGAATATCGGTGGTCAAGCCCGAGACCACAGGCATCCGAGCCTTCTGGAAACGGGTGCTTGCCAGGGCTTCGCGGTAGCGACGGTGGGGCTCTTCGAGGAAGGGCGAATGGTAAGCAGTCGCCACTTTGAGCGCAATGGCCTTAAGTCCGGCAGCTTTGGCCTTAGGGATAATCGCCTGGATCTCTGCGGCAGGACCAGAGATGACCAATTGGCGCAAGGAATTGCGGTTGGAGACCATCACCGATCCCCCCGCTTCTTGGATGACCTGGAGGATGACCGCTTCGTCCCCAATCAGGGCGCACATGGCACCAACAGCGAGGGTCTCTCCCAAGAAAGGCGCGGTGGTGAGGCGGATCAGTTCTGACAGGTCAAAACAACCCGCCAAGTGGCAGGCAGTAAGTTCGCCTACGCTGTGTCCGGCGAGCAGTTGGGGCTGGATGCCATAACGGCCCAACAGTCGGGCCATGGCTACACTGGCGGTCACCGTGGCGGGGCGTTGATAACGCGGATGGGTGCTGCGCGGATCTTCTTCGTCCGCCAAAT encodes:
- a CDS encoding acyltransferase domain-containing protein, with product MTAVTQELTSAPSAALSQLVVGYLPTERNALAAQRRNLAQALSAGSPRPVQSIDLRMAGSPYRAFAILSSAEPWLEVLDRTLQEASDFQSDAQRGLWWGSEVDGEVVASPLAWVMPGSGSLKATFYEDLAALDPVVVRVREEAELAFWQHTGEQVSFLDLADEEDPRSTHPRYQRPATVTASVAMARLLGRYGIQPQLLAGHSVGELTACHLAGCFDLSELIRLTTAPFLGETLAVGAMCALIGDEAVILQVIQEAGGSVMVSNRNSLRQLVISGPAAEIQAIIPKAKAAGLKAIALKVATAYHSPFLEEPHRRYREALASTRFQKARMPVVSGLTTDILPWSEVNFSQTRALLDCAFIGPVNHVGQVRRLQELGMGALVDLGPTEKLSKLARDILDIQTITALGANPTKGSGRQGFLECLAQLHTLGYSITVPE